In a single window of the Acyrthosiphon pisum isolate AL4f chromosome X, pea_aphid_22Mar2018_4r6ur, whole genome shotgun sequence genome:
- the LOC100169401 gene encoding uncharacterized protein LOC100169401 — MAGSRLEKLGTIFTRVNGLIKSGAMKIDDRPIWYDVYRAFPPESEPHYAKPSQSIKIPDIYYPEDVFRAKFHKETRGQLPAINLQETQQNQNATSLAVNMVVADPSLSVNQVIDTLKKNNVLQVYKTTSKRVEPTTINDSTNKSDFNETNVHTKETNVHSS, encoded by the exons ATGGCTGGAAGTCGTTTGGAAAAACTAGGAACCATATTTacgag GGTTAACGGGCTCATAAAGTCCGGTGCAATGAAAATTGATGATCGACCCATTTGGTACGATGTGTACCGGGCGTTTCCACCTGAATCGGAGCCACATTATGCAAAGCCGTCTCAATCGATTAAAATACCAGACATATATTACCCGGAGGATGTATTCAGAGC TAAGTTTCACAAAGAGACTCGTGGCCAATTGCCAGCTATAAATTTGCAAGAGACCCAACAAAATCAAAATGCCACAAGCCTAGCTGTAAACATGGTAGTAGCTGATCCATCACTGTCTGTAAATCAAGTAATTGAtactctgaaaaaaaataatgttttgcaAGTTTACAAAACTACATCCAAAAGAGTCGAACCCACAACAATAAATGATAGTACAAATAAATCTGATTTTAATGAAACCAATGTTCATACAAAAGAAACAAATGTTCACAgtagttag
- the LOC100163243 gene encoding dynein heavy chain-like protein PF11_0240: MDKDLMNFKKWFRQLGLEMDGKINDEVLKKLMPPQRRDMWRHIIKHVRSKEEVDLIKKSLLLHKLQKRQKPLMSKVESYIDLANALKYEELITKYNKIQKEIIDAKINNDKLKMDLNEKIEHKRHVIKNIENKQDTSYLANHKIEYYNEFIKMYNELSNFCDNFSREANNDLTKADYEDSLILCCTEVDDAKQAGVMNDGVNIGKKLCNAIYSTICNKSPAVLLQTVEDNLTFNINRSNETIIETNYNEPVEHDNDNKIVYDEVLKKLFEKQLELESNLSNSLIEKEHVFENLKKATHLAKNEVISQYKLKNISCTEHELEIFKKNVMETFKMWLKNSLECSKVTVFQENVIFEDESLKILDEIVEKTNTLNEEINQKKIIVGEMLKELNNKKSDFGLMEIKTVMNNLAENYLNTNNDSNLINKMVASIKASAVNDVNNMNKLTIRSTPRLNYIHLRTLKDMKQHSEIIDIICEKANNFEQFNIVISTENSFNEIIQKENIHKSEFESIISQMEKNILELKLCIEDSKLVANILLTKKILKSPAIN; the protein is encoded by the exons ATGGACAAAGacttaatgaattttaaaaaatggttcCGACAACTGGGGCTGGAAATGGATGGCAAAATAAACGACGAGGTGCTGAAAAA ACTGATGCCGCCTCAGCGACGAGACATGTGGAGACACATTATTAAACATGTACGTTCCAAAGAAGAGGTGGATTTGATTAAGAAATCCTTGTTGTTACATAAACTCCAAAAACGTCAAAAACCGTTGATG tCGAAAGTGGAATCTTATATTGATCTTGctaatgcattaaaatatgaagaattgattacaaaatataataagattcaAAAGGAGATTATTGATGCCAAAATAAACaacgacaaattaaaaatggatttaaacgaaaaaattgaacataaaagacatgttattaaaaatattgaaaacaagcAAGACACATCATATTTAGCTAAccataaaatagaatattataatgaatttatcaaaatgtataatgaattatcaaatttttgtgataatttttCAAGAGAAGCAAATAATGATTTAACCAAGGCTGATTACGAG gattCTTTGATTTTATGTTGTACTGAAGTAGATGATGCTAAACAAGCAGGTGTTATGAATGATGGCGTAAACATTGGAAAAAAGTTGTGCAATGCTATATACTCAACTATATGTAACAAGTCTCCTGCTGTCTTACTCCAAACTGTTGAAGATAATCTtacgtttaatataaatagaagTAATGAGACAATTATAGAGACCAATTATAATGAACCTGTAGAACATgacaa tgacAATAAAATTGTGTATGATGAAGTACTTAAGAAACTTTTTGAAAAGCAATTAGAGTTAGAATCCAATTTATCCAACTCATTAATTGAAAAGGaacatgtttttgaaaatttaaaaaaggcaaCACATCTGGCTAAAAATGAAGTTATTAGTCAAtacaaa ctgaaaaatatatcatgtacTGAACATGAActtgaaatatttaagaaaaatgtaatggaaacttttaaaatgtggtTAAAAAACAGTTTAGAATGTTCAAAGGTAACTGTATTCCAAGAAAATGTGATTTTTGAAGatgaatcattaaaaatctTAGATGAGATTGTTGAGAAAACTAACACCTTAAATGAAGAAATa aatcaaaaaaaaataattgtagggGAAATGTTAAaagagttaaataataaaaaaagtgattttggattaatggaaataaaaacagttatgaataatttagctgaaaattatttaaatacaaataatgacaGTAATCTGATTAACAAAATGGTAGCTTCTATAAAAGCTTCTGCAGTTAATGATGTtaacaatatgaataaattaacaattagaTCAACTCCAAG gttaaattatatacatttacggACTTTGAAAGATATGAAACAGCACtctgaaataattgatattatttgtgAAAAAGCAAACAATTTTGAACAGTTCAACATAGTTATTT CTACTGAAAATAGCTTTAACGAAAttatacaaaaagaaaatattcataaatcagaatttgaaagTATTATTTCACAAATGGAAAAGAATATTTTGGAGTTAAAGTTATGCATAGAAGACAGTAAACTCGTAGCTAACATATT GTTAACGAAGAAGATACTAAAGAGTCCAGCTATTAATTAG